The window ATAAAAATATGATGATCATCCTCTTTCGGAACCACGGTCCCACCGCCGGCACCTCGCTGATCCATCCACATTCGCAGATAATCGTGACCAGCTTCATATAAGCTACGTTTACTCGCCGATGCGGTATGCCTGGGACTTGCAGCATCAATATTTGAGAGAAACAGGTATGGATCGCGGAATCAAGGGATGGCTCGTAAGGCGTGAGCTGCACAAGCTCCGCATGT is drawn from Acetomicrobium sp. S15 = DSM 107314 and contains these coding sequences:
- a CDS encoding DUF4931 domain-containing protein, whose translation is MIILFRNHGPTAGTSLIHPHSQIIVTSFI